The proteins below are encoded in one region of Raphanus sativus cultivar WK10039 unplaced genomic scaffold, ASM80110v3 Scaffold1720, whole genome shotgun sequence:
- the LOC130504658 gene encoding auxin-induced protein X15-like, producing MAIRVPRMLQSSKQILRQSKMFSSSSTSSYLEVPKGYMAVYVGERKMKRFVVPISYLNQPSFQDLLRRAEEEFGYDHPMGGLTIPCSEETFIDLASRLN from the coding sequence ATGGCGATCAGGGTTCCTCGCATGCTACAATCATCGAAGCAGATTCTCCGTCAATCAAAAATGTTCTCATCTTCTTCCACCTCTAGCTATCTTGAAGTTCCAAAAGGCTACATGGCGGTTTACGTAGgagaaagaaagatgaagaGATTTGTAGTTCCAATCTCGTACTTGAACCAACCTTCATTCCAAGATCTCCTAAGAAGGGCAGAGGAAGAATTTGGATATGATCATCCAATGGGTGGCCTCACTATTCCATGCAGTGAAGAAACCTTTATCGATCTTGCTTCTCGCCTCAACTGA